In Cervus elaphus chromosome 3, mCerEla1.1, whole genome shotgun sequence, the following proteins share a genomic window:
- the KRT79 gene encoding keratin, type II cytoskeletal 79 has protein sequence MRSSMSRQTYSTKGAFSSSSASGGGGSRARTSFSSVTVSRNSGSGAGPRCGPSMGGFGSRSLYNLGGSKSISVSVAGGASAGRALGGFGLGGGAYMGLGASRSTLGPVCPPGGIQQVTVNQSLLTPLHVEIDPEIQRVRTEEREQIKTLNNKFASFIDKVRFLEQQNKVLETKWALLQEQGQKLGVTRNNLEPFFERFINNLRGKLDNLQSERGRLDSELRNVQDLAEDFKTKYEDEINKRTAAENEFVVLKKDVDAAYIGRMDLHGTVDHLVEEMDFLRHLYEEELSQVQTHVSDTSVVLSMDNNRNLDLDSIIAEVKAQYEQIAQRSRAEAESWYQTKYEELQVTAGKHGDNLRDTKNEIAELTRTVQRLQGEADAVKKQCQQLQTAIADAEQRGDLALKDAQKKLGDLDAALNQAKEDLARLLRDYQALMNVKLALDMEIATYRKLLESEESRMSGECPSAVSISMTGNSTTVCGGGAAGFGGGISLGGGGGASKGRFSTNAGYSTVKGGPVSGGTSILRKTTTVKTSSRRY, from the exons ATGAGATCCTCCATGTCTCGGCAGACATACTCCACCAAAGGAGCCTTCAGCTCCAGCTCAGCCAGTGGCGGGGGTGGCTCCCGGGCCCGCACCAGCTTCAGCTCGGTGACTGTGTCCCGGAACAGTGGCAGTGGCGCGGGGCCCCGCTGTGGCCCCAGCATGGGTGGCTTTGGGAGCCGGAGCCTCTATAACTTGGGGGGCAGCAAGAGCATCTCGGTCAGCGTGGCTGGAGGGGCCTCGGCGGGGCGGGCACTGGGAGGCTTCGGCCTTGGCGGCGGGGCCTACATGGGCCTGGGGGCTAGCAGGTCGACGCTGGGGCCCGTCTGTCCTCCTGGCGGCATCCAGCAGGTCACCGTCAACCAAAGCCTGTTGACGCCCCTCCATGTGGAGATCGACCCGGAGATCCAGCGGGTGCGCACGGAGGAGCGGGAGCAGATCAAGACCCTCAATAACAAGTTCGCCTCCTTCATCGACAAG GTGCGGTTCCTGGAGCAGCAGAACAAGGTGCTGGAGACCAAGTGGGCGCTGCTGCAGGAGCAGGGTCAGAAATTAGGCGTCACCAGGAACAATCTGGAGCCCTTCTTTGAGCGCTTCATCAACAACCTGCGGGGGAAGCTGGACAACCTCCAGAGCGAGCGGGGGAGGCTGGACTCGGAGTTGAGGAATGTGCAGGATCTTGCTGAGGACTTCAAGACCAA GTATGAGGATGAAATCAACAAGCGCACTGCCGCAGAGAACGAGTTTGTGGTTCTCAAGAAG gaTGTGGATGCTGCATACATAGGCCGAATGGATCTGCATGGCACGGTGGACCACCTGGTGGAAGAGATGGACTTCCTGAGGCATCTCTATGAAGAG GAGCTGAGCCAAGTGCAGACTCACGTGTCTGACACCAGTGTTGTTCTCTCCATGGACAACAACCGCAACCTCGACCTGGACAGCATCATCGCTGAGGTGAAGGCCCAGTATGAGCAGATCGCCCAGAGGAGCAGGGCTGAGGCTGAGTCCTGGTACCAGACCAAG TATGAGGAACTGCAGGTGACTGCTGGGAAGCATGGGGACAACCTGAGGGACACCAAGAATGAGATCGCTGAGCTCACCCGCACTGTGCAGAGGCTGCAGGGGGAGGCAGATGCAGTCAAGAAGCAG TGCCAGCAGCTGCAGACTGCCATCGCGGATGCGGAACAGCGCGGGGATCtggcattaaaagatgctcagaaGAAACTTGGGGACCTGGATGCTGCCCTGAATCAGGCCAAGGAGGACCTGGCTCGGCTGCTGCGTGACTACCAGGCGCTCATGAACGTCAAGCTGGCCCTGGACATGGAAATTGCTACCTACCGCAAGCTGCTGGAGAGTGAGGAGAGCAG GATGTCTGGAGAATGTCCCAGTGCTGTCAGCATTT CGATGACGGGCAACTCCACCACTGTGTGCGGAGGTGGCGCGGCTGGCTTCGGGGGTGGCAtctccctgggtgggggtgggggcgccagCAAGGGCAGATTCAGCACAAATGCGGGCTATAGCACTGTCAAGGGAGGGCCTGTCTCTGGGGGCACCTCCATCCTGCGGAAGACCACCACGGTCAAGACGTCCAGCCGGAGGTATTAG